A genomic stretch from Leptotrichia sp. HSP-536 includes:
- the hisF gene encoding imidazole glycerol phosphate synthase subunit HisF produces MLAKRIVPCLDVRNGKVVKGINFTGIREVDSPVELAKFYNKSGADELVFYDITATVEERGLFTDILKEVASQIFIPLTVGGGINTLDDFDRVLKAGADKVSVNSGAIRNPKLIEEAAKKYGDQCVVLSVDVKRVDGKFKVFAKGGRENTGIDAIEWFVQGQENGAGEVVVNSIDTDGVKNGFDLELLSILSEKLSIPIIASGGAGNTEHFKELFKISGIDAGLAASIFHFKEVEIMELKRYLRDNGVEMRI; encoded by the coding sequence TTGCAAAAAGAATTGTTCCTTGTTTGGACGTGAGAAATGGAAAAGTTGTGAAAGGTATTAATTTTACTGGGATAAGAGAAGTTGACAGCCCTGTAGAGCTGGCAAAATTTTATAATAAGTCAGGAGCAGATGAGCTTGTTTTTTATGATATTACAGCAACTGTTGAGGAAAGAGGGCTTTTTACTGATATTTTAAAGGAAGTGGCAAGTCAGATATTTATTCCGCTTACTGTTGGCGGCGGGATAAACACACTGGATGATTTTGACAGAGTGCTAAAAGCGGGAGCTGATAAAGTGAGTGTCAATTCAGGTGCAATAAGAAATCCGAAATTAATTGAGGAAGCTGCAAAAAAATATGGAGATCAGTGTGTAGTTTTGTCCGTTGATGTAAAAAGAGTAGACGGTAAATTTAAAGTTTTTGCAAAAGGTGGCAGAGAAAATACTGGAATTGATGCGATTGAATGGTTTGTGCAAGGGCAGGAAAACGGTGCTGGGGAAGTTGTTGTGAACAGTATTGATACAGATGGCGTTAAAAATGGCTTTGATTTGGAATTATTGTCAATCTTGTCTGAAAAATTATCAATTCCGATAATTGCATCAGGTGGAGCTGGAAATACGGAACATTTTAAGGAATTATTTAAAATCTCAGGAATTGATGCAGGGCTGGCAGCTTCAATTTTTCACTTTAAAGAAGTGGAAATTATGGAGTTGAAAAGGTATCTAAGAGATAATGGAGTTGAAATGAGAATTTGA
- a CDS encoding type II toxin-antitoxin system RelE/ParE family toxin, whose amino-acid sequence MESKYSYQFTESAKNDLEQILHYIKIDLGNPTVAFSFMNKFQEAVSNIQLFPNSCPKVINKFLSESIIIRKKLISNYVLYYSVNDNLKSIIILRIVFNHRDTDNVLKNEN is encoded by the coding sequence ATGGAATCTAAATATTCTTATCAATTTACTGAAAGTGCTAAAAATGATTTAGAACAAATTCTTCATTACATCAAAATAGATTTAGGCAATCCGACAGTTGCATTTTCTTTTATGAATAAATTTCAAGAAGCTGTTAGTAATATTCAATTATTTCCAAACAGTTGTCCAAAAGTTATAAATAAATTTTTATCTGAATCTATTATTATTAGAAAAAAATTGATTAGCAACTACGTTTTATATTATTCTGTAAATGATAATTTAAAAAGTATAATTATTTTGCGTATTGTTTTTAACCATAGAGATACTGACAATGTTTTAAAAAATGAAAACTAA
- a CDS encoding ABC transporter substrate-binding protein, protein MDIEYYERTMREIEEAKLLLDGIKDVQNNNILDGKNTINELRGKYGI, encoded by the coding sequence ATGGATATTGAATATTATGAACGAACTATGCGTGAAATTGAAGAAGCAAAACTTCTGCTTGATGGAATAAAAGATGTTCAAAATAACAATATTTTAGACGGCAAAAATACTATTAATGAATTAAGAGGTAAATATGGAATCTAA
- a CDS encoding nucleotidyltransferase domain-containing protein — protein MNTNDSDIDILVKMEFKKGMYQNFCSLHKRLKEIFQKKVDLVDESMFEYKFKNPKVQKYKDEIKEEILRSVIYV, from the coding sequence ATTAATACAAATGATAGTGATATTGATATTCTTGTAAAAATGGAATTTAAGAAGGGGATGTATCAAAATTTCTGTAGTTTACATAAGAGATTGAAAGAAATTTTTCAAAAAAAAGTAGATTTAGTTGATGAAAGTATGTTTGAATATAAATTTAAAAATCCGAAAGTTCAGAAATACAAAGATGAGATAAAGGAAGAAATTTTGCGGAGTGTAATTTATGTGTAA
- the hisIE gene encoding bifunctional phosphoribosyl-AMP cyclohydrolase/phosphoribosyl-ATP diphosphatase HisIE → MNIEQIKFDKNGLIPTIIQDYYTKEVLTLAYMNRESLEITLKDKRTCFYSRSRQELWLKGETSGNYQNVVSVKYDCDADALLVEVKKEGPACHTGSESCFFNSLFEAENYSNFSPEKLYNLIKDRKVNPEEKSYTSYLFEKGLDKILKKVGEECTEVIIGAKNNDNDELRYEIADLYYHTLVLMIEQGLTIQDIKEELAKRHIIDHKVKQEKMGGEK, encoded by the coding sequence ATGAATATAGAACAAATAAAATTTGATAAAAATGGACTTATTCCTACAATAATACAGGATTATTATACAAAAGAAGTGCTAACACTTGCTTATATGAATAGGGAAAGTCTGGAAATAACTTTGAAAGATAAAAGAACTTGCTTTTATAGCAGAAGTAGGCAGGAATTATGGTTAAAGGGGGAAACTTCGGGAAATTATCAGAATGTTGTTTCGGTAAAGTATGATTGCGATGCGGATGCTTTACTTGTCGAAGTAAAAAAGGAAGGCCCTGCTTGCCATACTGGCTCTGAAAGCTGTTTTTTCAATTCATTATTTGAAGCAGAGAATTACAGTAATTTTAGTCCTGAGAAACTTTATAATTTGATAAAAGATAGAAAAGTCAATCCTGAAGAAAAATCATATACAAGTTATCTTTTTGAAAAAGGGCTTGACAAAATTCTGAAAAAAGTTGGCGAGGAATGTACAGAAGTTATTATTGGGGCTAAAAATAATGATAATGATGAATTGAGATATGAAATTGCAGATTTATATTATCATACTTTGGTTTTAATGATTGAACAGGGGCTTACAATACAGGATATAAAAGAAGAGTTAGCTAAGAGACACATTATTGATCATAAGGTTAAGCAGGAGAAGATGGGTGGTGAAAAGTAA
- a CDS encoding YhfC family intramembrane metalloprotease, with translation MNYEYIGTSTIIAIILMVIIGMAVPLTIAAIWKIKTKEPISTIFIGAVTFILFAIILESIPKVFLFQVKNPISDYIANNKWVFVIVPALLAGIFEESGRFTAFKFLLKKRKNKKTAISYGIGHSGIEMIFILTFAGIQCLVFAQMINSGQFAKLLEQAGNNQVQLKSLQAIPQLIVSISFGTLGISLIERISAILVHITCSILVFYSVHFKNKKILFPIAILLHTFIDIFAGLYQTKLVTNLIIIEGFVFVISIIIFSFVYKKVYEKQ, from the coding sequence ATGAATTATGAATATATTGGAACTAGTACTATTATCGCAATAATTTTAATGGTTATTATTGGAATGGCTGTACCTTTAACAATCGCTGCAATATGGAAAATTAAGACAAAAGAGCCAATATCAACTATATTTATTGGAGCTGTTACATTTATTTTATTTGCAATTATTTTAGAAAGTATTCCTAAAGTGTTTTTGTTTCAGGTCAAAAATCCAATTAGCGACTATATAGCGAATAATAAATGGGTATTTGTGATTGTTCCAGCATTATTGGCAGGAATATTTGAAGAAAGTGGAAGATTTACGGCATTTAAATTTTTGTTGAAAAAAAGAAAAAATAAGAAAACTGCTATTTCATATGGGATAGGACATAGCGGGATTGAAATGATATTTATACTTACTTTTGCTGGTATACAATGTCTAGTATTTGCCCAAATGATTAATTCAGGACAGTTTGCAAAACTTTTGGAACAGGCAGGCAATAATCAAGTTCAACTTAAGTCATTGCAAGCAATACCTCAATTAATAGTTTCTATCTCTTTTGGAACTTTAGGAATCTCATTAATTGAAAGAATTAGCGCAATTTTGGTACATATAACTTGCTCAATACTTGTTTTTTACAGTGTACATTTTAAAAATAAAAAAATATTATTTCCTATAGCTATTTTATTACATACTTTTATTGATATATTTGCAGGACTTTACCAAACTAAATTAGTAACAAATTTAATAATTATAGAAGGTTTTGTATTTGTTATTTCAATTATAATTTTTTCTTTTGTATATAAAAAAGTTTATGAAAAACAATAA
- the hisJ gene encoding histidinol-phosphatase HisJ, which translates to MKTKKTNFPSNLHAHTFYCDGKNNAEDYILTAIEKGFTSVGLSGHSFTAFDTEPCMTEQGTQEYLKELKELKEKYKNKMQVYIGIEADFYIGYNKETDKEMGLDFRIGSVHYVKDREKNEYYCVDNTPEVLEYGIKNYANGDEREFIEAYFDNIVKMVHTQKPDIIGHLDLVRKFNKDFKYFDENADWYKNKIEYVLDEIAKTNAIIEINTGGMSRGWTQTPYPSVPILEKILAKNIPITISSDAHETKNIDFYFEESLEIARKIGFKSVKILDGGEFRDFKI; encoded by the coding sequence ATGAAAACTAAAAAAACGAATTTCCCATCAAATCTTCACGCCCATACATTTTACTGCGACGGCAAAAACAATGCTGAAGATTATATTTTAACTGCAATAGAGAAAGGATTTACAAGTGTCGGACTTTCGGGGCATTCTTTTACAGCATTTGATACAGAACCGTGCATGACGGAACAAGGGACACAGGAATATTTGAAGGAATTAAAAGAACTAAAAGAAAAATACAAAAATAAAATGCAGGTTTATATTGGAATTGAAGCTGATTTTTATATTGGGTATAACAAGGAAACTGATAAGGAAATGGGACTTGATTTTAGGATTGGATCTGTTCATTATGTGAAAGATAGGGAAAAAAATGAATATTACTGTGTTGATAATACGCCTGAAGTTTTGGAATATGGGATAAAAAATTATGCAAATGGAGATGAGAGAGAGTTTATTGAAGCGTATTTTGATAATATCGTGAAAATGGTGCATACTCAAAAGCCTGATATTATTGGGCATTTGGATTTAGTACGAAAATTTAATAAAGATTTCAAGTATTTTGATGAAAATGCTGACTGGTATAAAAATAAAATAGAATATGTGCTAGATGAAATAGCAAAAACAAACGCAATTATTGAAATTAATACTGGCGGGATGTCGAGAGGATGGACACAAACTCCTTATCCGAGTGTTCCAATACTGGAAAAAATTTTAGCTAAAAATATTCCAATTACAATTTCTTCTGATGCGCATGAAACTAAAAATATTGATTTTTATTTTGAAGAAAGTCTTGAAATCGCTAGAAAAATTGGATTTAAGAGTGTAAAAATTTTAGATGGTGGGGAGTTTAGAGATTTTAAAATTTGA
- a CDS encoding M15 family metallopeptidase, protein MNKKNFKNGINGIRRLALLTVLLFSITVISIADENNENLYSFKPKQKIENPDPDFELKQKVKDRIRDISTRAEAESRLVWVEVPVWRLKEDGKKVSDTETFQILDILADEVKEIFHEIHKGKEKFPIKRLIGYSWRGSFKSLHSTGRAIDLNPEENPQVNSNGKAIVGKSWEPGSNPYSIKPDGDVVRAFTKRGWIWGERFKTRDYMHFGFNEM, encoded by the coding sequence ATGAATAAAAAAAATTTTAAAAACGGAATAAACGGAATAAGGCGACTTGCATTATTAACCGTATTATTATTTTCTATAACAGTTATAAGTATAGCAGATGAAAATAATGAAAATTTATACTCATTCAAGCCAAAACAAAAAATTGAAAATCCTGATCCAGATTTTGAATTGAAACAAAAGGTTAAGGATAGAATAAGAGATATTTCTACAAGGGCAGAGGCTGAATCAAGGTTAGTTTGGGTAGAAGTGCCTGTCTGGAGATTGAAAGAAGACGGAAAGAAGGTTTCAGATACGGAAACATTTCAAATTTTAGATATTTTAGCTGATGAAGTAAAGGAGATTTTTCACGAGATACATAAAGGAAAGGAAAAATTTCCGATAAAAAGGTTAATCGGATATTCATGGCGAGGAAGTTTTAAAAGTTTACACAGTACAGGGCGAGCAATAGACTTAAATCCTGAAGAAAATCCACAGGTCAACAGTAATGGGAAGGCTATTGTCGGAAAAAGCTGGGAGCCAGGCAGTAATCCATATTCTATAAAACCCGATGGAGATGTAGTGAGAGCCTTTACAAAAAGAGGATGGATCTGGGGAGAACGGTTTAAAACACGGGATTACATGCATTTTGGATTTAATGAAATGTAA
- a CDS encoding NAD(P)H-hydrate dehydratase has product MLLGGNETTRKIDSFAINELKIPSIVLMENAAISFVKHIDDNEDNFLIICGKGNNGGDGYTIARQLFSKNKNVKIFCISNENMSHDCFVNYEICKNMGIEIFYKIEELDRLLLECDVVIEGIFGTGLNSEIKGKYHEIIEKINFLNKNKIIYSIDIPSGINGDTGEIMGISVKSDITISFVTYKKGFLKSDIKNYLGKVVIENIGLNENKISHIVNEYYLTPEMIKSFHIKRNENSHKGDFGKVLIFAGSSGFYGAGNIVAKSCMRSGAGLTTVITDKNNFSLNVFVPEAMSFPVNFENIEENFEKLENKILNSDVIAIGPGIGKSHKALKIFEKLISFEKNYKGNNIKLVLDADALNLLSENRELFEKIKNRSILTPHVVEFSRLTGFSPEEINKDKFEIAKEFSQKYRINLLLKGENTIITNGEKIFVNSTGNSHMANGGMGDCLTGIICSLAGQKYDLLESAIIGAYLHGKVADELLKKQYIINATHIIENISGFMNKIF; this is encoded by the coding sequence ATGTTGTTAGGTGGAAATGAAACTACGAGAAAAATTGACAGTTTTGCAATAAATGAATTAAAAATACCAAGTATTGTTCTTATGGAAAATGCTGCTATTTCTTTTGTAAAACATATTGATGACAATGAAGATAATTTTTTAATAATTTGTGGAAAAGGGAATAATGGTGGTGACGGATATACGATTGCACGGCAATTATTTTCAAAAAATAAGAATGTTAAAATTTTTTGTATAAGCAATGAAAATATGAGTCATGACTGCTTTGTAAATTATGAAATTTGTAAAAATATGGGAATTGAAATATTTTATAAAATAGAGGAACTGGATAGACTGCTTTTAGAATGTGATGTTGTAATTGAAGGTATTTTTGGAACAGGGTTAAATTCTGAAATAAAAGGAAAGTATCATGAAATTATTGAAAAAATTAATTTTTTGAATAAAAATAAAATTATTTATTCCATTGACATTCCATCTGGAATTAATGGTGATACTGGAGAAATTATGGGAATTTCAGTTAAATCCGATATTACAATTTCATTTGTTACATACAAAAAAGGATTTTTAAAATCAGATATAAAAAATTATTTGGGAAAAGTAGTTATTGAAAATATTGGATTAAATGAAAATAAAATTAGTCATATTGTCAATGAGTATTATTTAACACCTGAAATGATAAAAAGTTTTCATATAAAAAGAAATGAAAATTCTCACAAGGGAGATTTTGGAAAAGTATTGATTTTTGCTGGAAGCAGCGGATTTTATGGAGCTGGAAATATTGTGGCAAAATCCTGTATGAGAAGCGGAGCTGGTCTTACAACTGTAATTACAGATAAAAATAATTTTTCACTTAATGTATTTGTTCCCGAAGCTATGAGCTTTCCTGTAAATTTTGAAAATATAGAAGAAAATTTTGAAAAACTGGAAAATAAAATTTTAAACAGTGATGTTATTGCCATCGGGCCTGGAATTGGAAAAAGCCATAAGGCATTGAAAATTTTTGAAAAATTGATCAGTTTTGAAAAAAACTATAAGGGAAATAATATAAAACTTGTACTGGATGCAGATGCTTTAAATTTATTGTCAGAAAATAGGGAACTTTTTGAAAAAATAAAAAATAGAAGTATTTTAACTCCACATGTGGTGGAATTTTCAAGATTGACAGGATTTTCTCCAGAAGAAATTAATAAAGATAAATTTGAAATAGCAAAAGAATTTTCTCAAAAATACAGAATAAATTTGCTTTTAAAAGGGGAAAATACAATTATTACAAATGGAGAAAAAATTTTTGTAAACAGTACGGGAAATTCACACATGGCAAATGGCGGAATGGGAGACTGCCTGACTGGAATTATATGTTCGCTTGCGGGACAAAAATATGATTTGCTGGAATCGGCTATTATTGGAGCATATTTACATGGGAAAGTTGCTGATGAGTTATTAAAGAAACAATATATAATCAATGCTACACATATTATTGAGAACATTTCTGGATTTATGAATAAGATTTTTTAA
- a CDS encoding bactofilin family protein, whose product MALFSNKEKKENEDKLSKQFSVNNEENVNGISTISMETTITGTIESNSVFKMEGVLNGDINGNKLVHVGTTGKVNGNITAETVVIDGEVSGEIAADKVEIGNTGKVYATITSAIFVIQEGGLFEGTKKIKVALIKEKETKPKAFDKEKLEKKENKEL is encoded by the coding sequence ATGGCATTATTTTCTAATAAAGAAAAAAAAGAAAACGAAGATAAATTAAGTAAACAATTTTCTGTAAACAATGAAGAAAATGTAAATGGAATTAGTACAATTTCTATGGAAACAACAATAACAGGAACTATTGAATCAAATTCTGTATTCAAAATGGAAGGTGTTCTAAATGGAGATATTAACGGAAATAAACTTGTACATGTTGGAACAACAGGAAAAGTAAATGGAAATATTACTGCTGAAACAGTAGTTATTGATGGAGAAGTTTCAGGAGAAATTGCGGCAGATAAAGTTGAAATAGGGAATACAGGAAAAGTTTATGCTACGATAACTTCAGCTATATTTGTAATTCAAGAAGGCGGTTTATTTGAAGGAACTAAAAAAATAAAAGTGGCTCTTATAAAAGAAAAGGAAACAAAACCAAAGGCTTTTGATAAAGAAAAGTTAGAAAAAAAGGAAAATAAGGAATTATAA
- the ribF gene encoding riboflavin biosynthesis protein RibF — MKFITKNLSEIKDIIEYNKKLEFTDYDKNIEEIGRSKNIVILGNFDGIHKGHKIILEKAVKKAKEKNLKTIVYTFSEYPKNRQNKITTCSEKAYLLNENKIDYLYLEEFEKVRNYSPEEFVKKVIVDILNASEVYCGFNFTFGKGKSGNVVMLEKLLKEKNIKLNLQEPVLDENNEIISSTRIRKYIENTNFTKVKELLGHNLIILGKVIYGKQLGRVIGFPTANLRFESKVYPEFGVYGVKIHIENDEKVYNGVMNIGRNPTVDVGVLSVETNIFNFNEDIYGKVILIEVLENIRPEKKFNSVEELKIQIGNDVNYWKQKISYWRKKYQKETDAI, encoded by the coding sequence ATGAAATTTATTACAAAAAATTTATCGGAAATAAAGGATATTATTGAATATAATAAAAAGTTGGAATTTACTGACTATGATAAAAACATCGAAGAAATAGGACGGTCGAAAAATATTGTAATTTTGGGAAATTTTGACGGAATTCATAAAGGACATAAAATTATTTTAGAAAAGGCTGTTAAAAAAGCTAAAGAAAAAAATTTGAAAACGATAGTTTATACTTTTAGTGAATATCCTAAAAATCGTCAAAATAAAATAACTACCTGTTCTGAAAAGGCTTATTTATTAAATGAAAATAAAATTGACTATCTTTATTTGGAAGAGTTTGAAAAAGTTAGGAATTACTCGCCTGAAGAATTTGTAAAAAAAGTCATTGTGGATATTTTGAATGCAAGTGAAGTTTACTGTGGCTTTAATTTTACTTTTGGAAAAGGAAAGTCTGGAAATGTTGTTATGCTTGAAAAACTTTTGAAGGAAAAAAACATAAAATTAAATCTTCAGGAACCTGTTTTGGATGAAAACAATGAAATTATAAGCAGCACAAGAATCAGAAAATATATAGAAAATACAAATTTTACAAAAGTGAAAGAACTTTTAGGACATAATCTTATTATTTTGGGAAAAGTTATTTATGGAAAACAGCTAGGACGAGTTATAGGTTTTCCTACAGCAAATTTACGTTTTGAAAGTAAAGTTTATCCTGAATTTGGAGTTTACGGAGTAAAGATTCATATCGAAAATGACGAAAAAGTTTATAATGGAGTAATGAATATTGGTAGGAATCCTACAGTTGATGTTGGCGTGTTAAGTGTTGAGACAAACATTTTTAATTTTAATGAAGATATTTATGGAAAAGTTATTTTAATTGAAGTTTTGGAAAATATTCGTCCCGAAAAAAAATTTAATTCTGTGGAAGAATTAAAAATACAGATAGGAAATGATGTAAATTACTGGAAACAAAAAATTTCATATTGGCGTAAAAAATATCAAAAGGAAACAGATGCAATATGA
- a CDS encoding segregation and condensation protein A, with protein MNTIKIKIENFEGPLDLLIHLIEKKKMNINAINISQIIDDYLSYIHSQKELNLKIKVEFLIMATDLIEIKAYSVLNRNKKIEKIENLEKKIIEYRLFKEISELFSKYENPYNISYTRTGMKSIENEIEYDISSLTLDNLFKSLKNLINLTNKKNKPKEQMLLNLEEDTYSTEDAYKEIFEIITDNNEIEFNRLLKNKFSKVRIVTLFLCILDMFKNGEIDIIVENDTFFIKKYTNNNKTN; from the coding sequence ATGAACACAATAAAAATAAAAATAGAAAATTTTGAAGGGCCTTTAGATTTACTCATTCATCTAATCGAAAAAAAGAAAATGAATATTAATGCGATAAATATTTCACAAATAATAGATGATTATTTAAGCTACATTCATTCACAAAAAGAATTAAATTTAAAAATAAAAGTTGAATTTTTGATAATGGCGACAGATTTAATTGAGATTAAAGCATATTCAGTATTAAATAGAAATAAAAAAATTGAAAAAATAGAAAATCTTGAAAAAAAAATAATTGAATATCGGTTATTTAAAGAAATTTCTGAATTATTTTCAAAATATGAAAATCCGTACAATATTTCCTATACAAGAACAGGAATGAAAAGTATAGAAAATGAAATTGAATACGATATTTCGAGCTTAACTCTAGATAATCTATTTAAAAGTTTAAAAAATTTAATCAATTTAACAAATAAAAAAAATAAACCTAAAGAGCAAATGCTCTTAAATTTAGAAGAAGATACTTATTCGACAGAAGATGCTTATAAAGAAATTTTTGAAATTATAACAGATAATAATGAAATAGAATTTAATCGCCTGTTAAAAAATAAATTTTCAAAAGTCAGAATAGTAACATTATTTCTCTGCATTCTCGATATGTTTAAAAACGGAGAAATTGATATAATTGTTGAAAATGATACTTTTTTTATAAAAAAATACACTAATAATAATAAAACAAACTAA
- the murJ gene encoding murein biosynthesis integral membrane protein MurJ — MFKSSFIVMVINMLSRILGLVREMIIGSVFGATGMTDAYFSATKIPNFFTTLFGEGSLGTVFIPIYNRGIEESGKERTDEFVFSVLNLIVAFTSTMSILMILFSRQILKVTTGFADPERFETANILLKIVAFYFLFIALSGVVSSLLNNYKKFAIAASMGIVFNLTIIIGTLLLKNKMGIYGLGIAYLLSGVFQLGMMLPQFFQIMKTYKFNFNLKDEYVKEMFKLMIPTLIGIFGYQINEIIDNRFATMLPAGTASALNYASRLYLLPIGVFAISLAVVIFPTLSKAVVKNRMKTVKKVIHQGLYMLAFLIIPSSVILFGYAQEIVTLIYKRGHFTNKSVILTAETLQFYAIGLLFFSTIHLLTRSHYVFKDRTLPVISSFTAIGINILLDWLLYKQYRHVGLTFATSFSAMVNFLILYISLTTRYVRLRNFKYIVILGITFAVSGISFYLSKLVKLNLLGRFNIAINLAVFTAIYFIIWFILISIFRKDIIERILRKTLKKG; from the coding sequence ATGTTTAAATCTAGTTTTATAGTAATGGTAATAAATATGTTAAGCCGTATTTTAGGACTTGTGCGGGAAATGATTATTGGAAGCGTTTTTGGAGCAACAGGAATGACAGATGCATATTTCAGTGCTACAAAAATTCCTAATTTTTTTACAACGTTATTTGGAGAAGGTTCACTTGGAACGGTTTTTATTCCGATTTATAATCGTGGAATTGAAGAATCTGGAAAAGAAAGGACAGATGAATTTGTATTTTCAGTGCTAAATTTAATAGTGGCTTTTACGTCAACAATGTCAATTCTTATGATTCTGTTTTCAAGACAAATTTTAAAAGTAACAACAGGATTTGCAGATCCTGAAAGATTTGAAACTGCCAATATTCTTTTAAAGATAGTTGCTTTTTATTTTTTATTCATTGCACTTTCTGGAGTAGTTTCATCTCTGTTAAATAACTATAAAAAATTTGCAATAGCGGCATCAATGGGAATTGTATTTAATTTGACAATTATAATTGGAACATTGCTTTTGAAAAATAAAATGGGAATTTATGGACTTGGGATAGCTTATCTTTTGTCAGGTGTATTTCAATTAGGAATGATGCTTCCACAATTTTTTCAAATAATGAAAACTTATAAGTTTAACTTTAATTTGAAAGATGAATATGTAAAAGAAATGTTTAAGTTAATGATTCCAACATTAATCGGAATTTTTGGCTATCAAATAAATGAAATTATAGATAACCGTTTTGCGACAATGCTTCCAGCAGGAACAGCCAGTGCCTTAAATTATGCCAGCCGACTATATTTATTGCCAATTGGAGTTTTTGCCATTTCACTAGCAGTTGTAATTTTTCCAACATTATCAAAAGCAGTAGTAAAAAATAGAATGAAAACTGTAAAAAAAGTAATTCATCAAGGACTGTATATGCTGGCATTTTTAATAATTCCGTCTTCAGTAATTTTATTTGGCTATGCACAGGAAATTGTAACATTAATTTACAAACGTGGACATTTTACTAATAAAAGTGTAATTCTTACAGCTGAAACATTACAATTTTATGCAATCGGACTGCTATTTTTCTCAACGATACATCTTCTTACAAGAAGCCATTATGTATTCAAGGACAGAACTTTACCAGTAATTTCATCATTTACAGCAATCGGAATTAACATTCTTTTAGACTGGCTATTGTACAAACAATACCGTCATGTCGGATTAACATTCGCAACTTCTTTTTCCGCAATGGTAAATTTCCTTATATTATACATATCATTAACAACAAGATATGTACGATTACGGAATTTCAAATACATTGTAATACTGGGAATAACATTTGCTGTTTCAGGAATTTCTTTTTATCTTTCAAAATTAGTAAAATTGAATTTGCTTGGAAGATTTAATATTGCAATAAATTTAGCAGTTTTTACCGCAATTTATTTTATAATTTGGTTCATTTTAATATCTATTTTTAGAAAAGATATAATTGAGCGAATATTAAGAAAAACTCTAAAAAAAGGTTAG